TTATGGAAAACGGAAGTGTGCTGGTTACAACAACCACCAAGATTGGAATTCCTAAAAATCAATCAGAACTTAAAATGTACTATCCCATGGATAAAATTGCCGAAATAGACAATAAAAGGTTTAGATTGATTGTGACAGGAGGACGGGAAGAAAAGAACAAAATCACCTCTATCACAGATGAAGACTTTAAAGCTGTCTATAAAAAATTCGATTATATTCTAATTGAATCCGATGGATCAAAGATGCTTCCTTATAAAGCTTGGAGAGAATTTGAACCCGTTATAAGAGAAGAGACTACCAAGACAATCGGAATTATTCCCATAAATGGAATTTTGGAAAAAATTGGTAGAGATAGGATATTTAATGATGAACTATTCGTGGAGAACTTTGGATTTAAAGATATACTTACCATGGATGTATTGCTAAATATACTCAAAAGCAAATCAGGGATTTTCAAGGGAGCAAAGGGTAAAAAGTACCTTTACTTCAATCACTGTACTACAGAGAATGATGTTTTGAAAGCCAAGATGATAATAGATGAGCTTTCAAAACTGGACCTGGATATAGAATATGTCTATGGTTCTACTTTAAAAGGCTACAATCTATACAAAAAGTAAAATTTAAGAAAGACTCGATCCATTATTTTAAGATCGAGTCTTTTGTATTACTTCAGTATTATTCCTACCGGGCAGTGGTCACTTCCCATAATTTCAGGGTAAATAAAGGCATCTTCGAGTTTATCCGTAAATCTGTCAGAGACTACAAAGTAGTCGATTCTCCAGCCCACATTTCTTTCACGAGATTTTGCAAAATAGGACCACCAAGAATACGCATCGGTTTTGTCGGGATAGAAAAACCTGAATGTATCAGTAAAACCTGCTTCTAACAAATCTGTCATCTTTCCGCGTTCCTCATCAGTAAAGCCTGCACTTTTTCTGTTGGTAGACGGGTTTTTAAGGTCGATTTCCTTATGAGCAACATTTAAGTCTCCACATAGTATAACCGGCTTTACCTTATCCAGTTCTTTTAGATAGTTTCTAAAATCTACCTCCCATTCCATTCTATACTCGAGTCTTTCCAGTTTACGTTGAGAGTTTGGAGTATAGACATTTACAAGGTAGTAATCCTCAAACTCCAAGGTGATAACTCGTCCCTCATTATCATGATGTT
The sequence above is a segment of the Peptoniphilaceae bacterium AMB_02 genome. Coding sequences within it:
- a CDS encoding exodeoxyribonuclease III, which codes for MKLISWNVNGLRAVIKKGFFDSMELMNPDIICLQEIKMQEGQAVIDLPEYEEYYNYAVRPGYSGTAIFTKITPKSVSYGLDIEHHDNEGRVITLEFEDYYLVNVYTPNSQRKLERLEYRMEWEVDFRNYLKELDKVKPVILCGDLNVAHKEIDLKNPSTNRKSAGFTDEERGKMTDLLEAGFTDTFRFFYPDKTDAYSWWSYFAKSRERNVGWRIDYFVVSDRFTDKLEDAFIYPEIMGSDHCPVGIILK
- the yqeC gene encoding selenium cofactor biosynthesis protein YqeC, producing MNLTEAFDIKKHDIVAFVGSGGKTTAMYTLAEELMENGSVLVTTTTKIGIPKNQSELKMYYPMDKIAEIDNKRFRLIVTGGREEKNKITSITDEDFKAVYKKFDYILIESDGSKMLPYKAWREFEPVIREETTKTIGIIPINGILEKIGRDRIFNDELFVENFGFKDILTMDVLLNILKSKSGIFKGAKGKKYLYFNHCTTENDVLKAKMIIDELSKLDLDIEYVYGSTLKGYNLYKK